The Betta splendens chromosome 7, fBetSpl5.4, whole genome shotgun sequence genome includes a window with the following:
- the LOC114858263 gene encoding solute carrier family 12 member 5-like isoform X4 gives MLNSATDGEEGEGGPNSQGDGNPKESSPFINSAAGSVEKSQQYDGKNMALFEEEMDTSPMVSSLLSSLANYSNLPTGSKEHEEAENSEEGARPSKKPVKAPQLGTLMGVYLPCIQNIFGVILFLRMTWMVGIGGVFGSFIIVFMCCSTTMLTAISMSAIATNGVVPAGGSYYMISRSLGPEFGGAVGICFYLGTTFAGAMYILGCIEILLIYIVPQAAIFKLEGLEGPEAEAALLNNMRVYGTIVLSLMAVVVFVGVQYVNKLALVFLACVILSILAVYAGVIKTAIDPPVFPVCLLGNRTLLSKGYDVCAKFIELDNETVTTKLWSSFCDSDSLNATCDEYFTNNNVTEIQGIPGVTSGILAENLFGNYLEKGMVLEKRGLASDADPNVPTSSTNRYVLADITSFFTLLVGIYFPSVTGIMAGSNRSGDLRDAQKSIPIGTIAAISTTSTVYMSCVVLFGACIEGVVLRDKFGEGVSGNLVIGTLAWPSPWVIVFGSFFSTCGAGLQSLTGAPRLLQAISRDGIIPFLRVFGHGKANGEPTWALLLTASICEIGIIIASLDSVAPILSMFFLMCYMFVNLACALQTLLRTPNWRPRFKFYHWALSFLGMSLCLSLMFICSWYYAIVAMGIATCIYKYIEFCGAEKEWGDGIRGISLSAARFALMRLEEGPPHTKNWRPQILVLVSVDAEQNVEEPRLLSLANQLKAGKGLTIVGTSVPGTFLDNYVEAQRTDQSLCKLMETEKVKGFSQVVISSNLRDGTSHLIQIGGLGGLKHNTVMISWPRNWKQPECHQQFRNFIEVVRETTVASLALLVPKNISSYPSNSERFTEGHIDVWWIVHDGGMLMLLPFLLRQHKVWRKCKMRIFTVAQMDDNSIQMKKDLMTFLYHLRIDAEVEVVEMHDSDISAYTYEKTLIMEQRSQILKQMHLTKNEMEREIQSITDSSRGSIRRKNPSTLHPQSSAEEGGSLAEKPEEESEASNPQQPQQPQRSHGRNAPTPTGATGPAASAPAHKRAADKGRSLLAANAEGGRDAFNMKPEWENLNQTDVRRMHTAMRLNEVIMKKSKEAKLVLLNMPGPPKNRGNETRPVDNALYRDYPFFADIQVMIFLGFGCLLAFFRLYGFGGMVFNFLLATFAIQWAVLVQGYFQFSHDGKIHLGVINLINAEFACAVVLISFGAVLGKTSPLQLLVMALLEVPVFAVTEWVVLTYLKINDAGGSILVHLFACYFGLGVTFVLYRPHLNDGHAKETTSYQSDMLAVMGTLFLWVFWPSFNAALTLKGDDQHRAVLHTFIGLSASTVTAFALSVMLNKNGKVTMADVQNVTLAGGVTVGASVDMMISPAAAYALGMMGCTACMLGYKYLSPFLARRCRIQDQCGIHNLHGLTGLISCAAGVWAILTASEDVYGPSLYETFAHRAPVQGDPKLEQLQVLIPGLQPGLGRSAQEQALFQVAAVFATIAASALGGILTGLVLKLPQLAAPSDDFCFDDEPFFEVPPDYEAPLKANNTITVEDSAA, from the exons GTGATGGGAACCCCAAAGAAAGCAGCCCCTTCATCAACAGCGCCGCCGGCAGCGTGGAGAAGAGCCAGCAGTACGACGGCAAGAACATGGCTCTGTtcgaggaggagatggacaccAGCCCCATGGTTTCCTCCCTGCTCAGCAGCCTGGCCAACTACTCCAACCTGCCGACCGGCAGCAAGGAGCACGAGGAGGCCGAGAACAGCGAGGAGGGGGCCCGTCCGTCCAAAAAGCCCGTCAAG GCCCCTCAGCTAGGCACCCTGATGGGAGTGTACCTACCATGCATCCAGAATATTTTCGGCGTCATCCTGTTCCTGCGGATGACGTGGATGGTTGGGATTGGAGGCGTCTTTGGGTCCTTCATCATCGTCTTCATGTGTTGCTCCACC ACCATGCTCACAGCCATCTCCATGAGCGCCATAGCGACAAACGGCGTGGTGCCAG CTGGAGGCTCATACTACATGATCTCTCGCTCGCTGGGGCCTGAGTTTGGTGGCGCCGTTGGGATCTGCTTCTACTTAGGCACCACGTTTGCAGGCGCCATGTACATTCTGGGCTGTATTGAAATCTTGCTG ATTTACATCGTTCCTCAGGCCGCCATCTTCAAGCTGGAGGGCCTGGAGGGGCCGGAGGCTGAGGCGGCGCTGCTCAACAACATGCGGGTGTACGGCACCATCGTGCTGAGTCTAATGGCAGTGGTGGTGTTCGTGGGGGTCCAGTACGTCAACAAGCTGGCTCTGGTCTTCTTGGCCTGCGTCATCCTCTCCATCCTGGCCGTGTACGCCGGCGTCATCAAGACCGCCATCGACCCGCCCGTCTTCCC CGTCTGCCTCCTGGGGAATCGAACACTTCTCTCCAAAGGATACGACGTCTGCGCGAAGTTCATCGAACTGGACAACGAGACCGTCACCACCAAACTGTGGAGCTCCTTCTGCGACTCGGACTCTCTCAACGCCACTTGTGACGAATACTTCACCAACAACAACGTCACCGAGATCCAGGGGATCCCAGGGGTCACCAGTGGCATCCTGGCAG AGAACCTGTTTGGTAACTACCTGGAGAAAGGGATGGTCCTGGAGAAGCGAGGCCTTGCATCTGACGCCGATCCCAACGTTCCCACATCCAGCACCAACCGCTACGTCCTGGCCGACATCACCAGCTTCTTCACCCTATTGGTTGGGATCTACTTCCCCTCCGTCACAG GTATCATGGCCGGGTCCAACCGCTCTGGGGACCTGCGTGATGCTCAGAAGTCCATCCCCATTGGCACCATCGCAGCCATCAGCACAACATCCACTGTGT ACATGTCTTGTGTGGTGCTGTTTGGTGCCTGCATAGAAGGAGTAGTGCTGAGAGACAA GTTCGGTGAAGGCGTGAGCGGGAACCTGGTCATCGGAACGCTGGCGTGGCCGTCGCCGTGGGTTATAGTGTTCGGCTCCTTCTTCTCAACGTGTGGCGCCGGGCTGCAGAGCCTGACGGGGGCGCCGCGTCTGCTGCAGGCCATCTCCCGCGACGGCATCATCCCGTTTCTCAGGGTGTTTGGACACGGCAAAGCCAACGGGGAGCCCACCTGGGCCCTGCTGCTCACGGCCAGCATCTGTGAGATCGGCATCATCATCGCGTCCCTGGACTCGGTCGCACCCATCCTCTCCAT GTTCTTCCTAATGTGCTACATGTTTGTCAATCTTGCCTGTGCCCTGCAGACGTTGCTGAGGACGCCGAACTGGAGGCCGCGCTTTAAGTTTTACCACTG GGCTCTGTCGTTCCTGGGtatgagtctgtgtctgtcgcTCATGTTCATCTGCTCCTGGTATTACGCCATAGTGGCCATGGGCATCGCCACATGCATCTACAAATACATAGAGTTCTGTGG GGCTGAGAAGGAGTGGGGCGATGGGATCCGGGGCATCTCTCTGAGCGCTGCACGCTTCGCTCTgatgaggctggaggagggacccCCACACACCAAGAACTGGAG GCCTCAGATCTTGGTGCTGGTGAGTGTGGATGCGGAGCAGAACGTGGAGGAGCCTCGCCTGCTCTCCCTGGCCAATCAGCTGAAGGCAGGGAAGGGTCTGACCATCGTCGGCACTTCAGTTCCAGGAACCTTCCTTGACAACTACGTGGAGGCCCAGCGGACGGACCAG TCGCTGTGTAAGttgatggagacggagaaggTGAAGGGCTTCTCTCAGGTGGTGATCTCCTCCAACCTGCGAGACGGGACGTCTCACCTCATCCAGATCGGAGGCCTGGGAGGTCTGAAGCACAACACGGTGATGATCAGCTGGCCACGCAACTGGAAGCAGCCCGAGTGCCACCAGCAGTTCAGGAACTTCATCG AGGTGGTGAGAGAAACCACTGTGGCCAGTTTGGCCCTGTTGGTTCCTAAGAACATTTCCAGCTACCCGTCCAACAGCGAGCGCTTCACCGAGGGCCACATCGACGTGTGGTGGATCGTCCACGATGGCGgcatgttgatgctgctgccctTCCTGCTGCGTCAGCATAAG GTGTGGAGGAAATGCAAGATGCGCATTTTCACTGTAGCTCAAATGGACGACAACAGCATCCAGATGAAGAAAGACCTGATGACCTTCCTCTATCACCTGCGCATTGACGCCGAGGTGGAGGTGGTAGAAATG CACGACAGTGACATCTCAGCTTACACCTACGAGAAGACGCTGATAATGGAGCAACGCTCACAGATCCTCAAACAGATGCACCTGACCAAGAacgagatggagagagag ATCCAGAGCATCACGGATTCGTCCCGTGGGTCCATTCGACGTAAAAACCCGTCCACGTTGCACCCCCAGTCCAGCGCCGAGGAAGGAGGAAGTCTGGCAGAAAAGCCCGAGGAGGAG TCTGAGGCCTCCaacccacagcagccacagcagccacagcggAGCCACGGCAGAAACGCCCCCACGCCCACAGGCGCCACCGGCCCGGCGGCCTCTGCACCTGCTCACAAACGGGCCGCAGACAAAGGGAGGAGCCTCCTAGCAGCGAAcgcagagggaggcagagacgcCTTCAACATGAAGCC GGAATGGGAGAACCT GAACCAGACAGACGTGAGGCGGATGCACACGGCCATGCGGCTCAACGAGGTCATCATGAAGAAGTCCAAGGAGGCCAAGCTGGTCCTGCTCAACATGCCCGGGCCGCCCAAGAACCGG GGCAACGAGACCCGGCCCGTGGACAACGCCTTGTACAGGGACTACCCTTTCTTCGCTGACATCCAGGTCATGATATTCCTCGGATTCGGGTGCTTGCTGGCATTTTTCCGCCTGTATGGTTTTGGGGGGATGGTTTTTAACTTCCTCTTGGCCACCTTTGCCATCCAGTGGGCCGTCTTAGTGCAGGGGTACTTCCAGTTCAGCCACGACGGTAAGATCCATCTCGGTGTGATCAACCTCATAAACGCGGAGTTCGCCTGCGCCGTGGTGCTCATTTCCTTCGGGGCCGTTCTGGGGAAGACGagtccgctgcagctgctggtcatGGCTTTGCTGGAGGTGCCTGTTTTCGCCGTCACTGAATGGGTGGTGCTGACTTATCTGAAGATCAACGACGCAGGGGGGTCGATCCTGGTTCATCTCTTCGCTTGTTATTTTGGCTTGGGGGTGACCTTTGTGCTGTACAGGCCTCACCTGAACGACGGCCACGCCAAGGAGACCACCAGCTACCAGTCCGACATGCTGGCTGTGATGGGGACCTTGTTCCTCTGGGTGTTCTGGCCCTCCTTCAACGCCGCATTGACTCTTAAAGGCGACGACCAGCACCGAGCCGTGCTCCACACCTTCATCGGCCTCAGCGCCTCCACCGTCACAGCCTTTGCCCTCTCCGTGATGCTGAACAAAAACGGAAAGGTCACCATGGCCGACGTTCAGAACGTAACTCTGGCTGGTGGCGTGACGGTGGGGGCGTCTGTGGACATGATGatctcacctgcagctgcataCGCGCTGGGCATGATGGGCTGCACCGCCTGCATGCTGGGCTACAAGTATTTAAGCCCCTTTTTGGCGCGTCGCTGCAGGATCCAAGACCAGTGTGGGATACACAACCTGCACGGCCTAACGGGACTCATCTCCTGCGCTGCAGGGGTTTGGGCCATACTTACAGCCAGCGAGGACGTGTATGGCCCCAGTTTGTACGAGACCTTCGCCCACAGAGCCCCGGTGCAAGGTGACCcgaagctggagcagctgcaggtgctgaTACCGGGCTTACAGCCGGGCTTGGGGCGGAGCGCTCAGGAGCAGGCGCTCTTCCAGGTGGCAGCTGTGTTCGCCACCATAGCGGCGTCAGCGCTGGGCGGGATCCTCACCGGCCTCGTTTTAAAACTGCCACAGCTCGCAGCTCCATCTGATGACTTCTGCTTCGACGACGAGCCGTTCTTTGAGGTTCCTCCGGACTATGAGGCACCACTTAAAGCTAACAACACCATTACAGTTGAGGATTCTGCTGCTTGA
- the LOC114858263 gene encoding solute carrier family 12 member 5-like isoform X2, producing the protein MLNSATDGEEGEGGPNSQGDGNPKESSPFINSAAGSVEKSQQYDGKNMALFEEEMDTSPMVSSLLSSLANYSNLPTGSKEHEEAENSEEGARPSKKPVKAPQLGTLMGVYLPCIQNIFGVILFLRMTWMVGIGGVFGSFIIVFMCCSTTMLTAISMSAIATNGVVPAGGSYYMISRSLGPEFGGAVGICFYLGTTFAGAMYILGCIEILLIYIVPQAAIFKLEGLEGPEAEAALLNNMRVYGTIVLSLMAVVVFVGVQYVNKLALVFLACVILSILAVYAGVIKTAIDPPVFPVCLLGNRTLLSKGYDVCAKFIELDNETVTTKLWSSFCDSDSLNATCDEYFTNNNVTEIQGIPGVTSGILAENLFGNYLEKGMVLEKRGLASDADPNVPTSSTNRYVLADITSFFTLLVGIYFPSVTGIMAGSNRSGDLRDAQKSIPIGTIAAISTTSTVYMSCVVLFGACIEGVVLRDKFGEGVSGNLVIGTLAWPSPWVIVFGSFFSTCGAGLQSLTGAPRLLQAISRDGIIPFLRVFGHGKANGEPTWALLLTASICEIGIIIASLDSVAPILSMFFLMCYMFVNLACALQTLLRTPNWRPRFKFYHWALSFLGMSLCLSLMFICSWYYAIVAMGIATCIYKYIEFCGAEKEWGDGIRGISLSAARFALMRLEEGPPHTKNWRPQILVLVSVDAEQNVEEPRLLSLANQLKAGKGLTIVGTSVPGTFLDNYVEAQRTDQSLCKLMETEKVKGFSQVVISSNLRDGTSHLIQIGGLGGLKHNTVMISWPRNWKQPECHQQFRNFIEVVRETTVASLALLVPKNISSYPSNSERFTEGHIDVWWIVHDGGMLMLLPFLLRQHKVWRKCKMRIFTVAQMDDNSIQMKKDLMTFLYHLRIDAEVEVVEMHDSDISAYTYEKTLIMEQRSQILKQMHLTKNEMEREIQSITDSSRGSIRRKNPSTLHPQSSAEEGGSLAEKPEEESEASNPQQPQQPQRSHGRNAPTPTGATGPAASAPAHKRAADKGRSLLAANAEGGRDAFNMKPNQTDVRRMHTAMRLNEVIMKKSKEAKLVLLNMPGPPKNRVGNENYMEFLEVLTEGLNRVLLVRGGGREVITIYS; encoded by the exons GTGATGGGAACCCCAAAGAAAGCAGCCCCTTCATCAACAGCGCCGCCGGCAGCGTGGAGAAGAGCCAGCAGTACGACGGCAAGAACATGGCTCTGTtcgaggaggagatggacaccAGCCCCATGGTTTCCTCCCTGCTCAGCAGCCTGGCCAACTACTCCAACCTGCCGACCGGCAGCAAGGAGCACGAGGAGGCCGAGAACAGCGAGGAGGGGGCCCGTCCGTCCAAAAAGCCCGTCAAG GCCCCTCAGCTAGGCACCCTGATGGGAGTGTACCTACCATGCATCCAGAATATTTTCGGCGTCATCCTGTTCCTGCGGATGACGTGGATGGTTGGGATTGGAGGCGTCTTTGGGTCCTTCATCATCGTCTTCATGTGTTGCTCCACC ACCATGCTCACAGCCATCTCCATGAGCGCCATAGCGACAAACGGCGTGGTGCCAG CTGGAGGCTCATACTACATGATCTCTCGCTCGCTGGGGCCTGAGTTTGGTGGCGCCGTTGGGATCTGCTTCTACTTAGGCACCACGTTTGCAGGCGCCATGTACATTCTGGGCTGTATTGAAATCTTGCTG ATTTACATCGTTCCTCAGGCCGCCATCTTCAAGCTGGAGGGCCTGGAGGGGCCGGAGGCTGAGGCGGCGCTGCTCAACAACATGCGGGTGTACGGCACCATCGTGCTGAGTCTAATGGCAGTGGTGGTGTTCGTGGGGGTCCAGTACGTCAACAAGCTGGCTCTGGTCTTCTTGGCCTGCGTCATCCTCTCCATCCTGGCCGTGTACGCCGGCGTCATCAAGACCGCCATCGACCCGCCCGTCTTCCC CGTCTGCCTCCTGGGGAATCGAACACTTCTCTCCAAAGGATACGACGTCTGCGCGAAGTTCATCGAACTGGACAACGAGACCGTCACCACCAAACTGTGGAGCTCCTTCTGCGACTCGGACTCTCTCAACGCCACTTGTGACGAATACTTCACCAACAACAACGTCACCGAGATCCAGGGGATCCCAGGGGTCACCAGTGGCATCCTGGCAG AGAACCTGTTTGGTAACTACCTGGAGAAAGGGATGGTCCTGGAGAAGCGAGGCCTTGCATCTGACGCCGATCCCAACGTTCCCACATCCAGCACCAACCGCTACGTCCTGGCCGACATCACCAGCTTCTTCACCCTATTGGTTGGGATCTACTTCCCCTCCGTCACAG GTATCATGGCCGGGTCCAACCGCTCTGGGGACCTGCGTGATGCTCAGAAGTCCATCCCCATTGGCACCATCGCAGCCATCAGCACAACATCCACTGTGT ACATGTCTTGTGTGGTGCTGTTTGGTGCCTGCATAGAAGGAGTAGTGCTGAGAGACAA GTTCGGTGAAGGCGTGAGCGGGAACCTGGTCATCGGAACGCTGGCGTGGCCGTCGCCGTGGGTTATAGTGTTCGGCTCCTTCTTCTCAACGTGTGGCGCCGGGCTGCAGAGCCTGACGGGGGCGCCGCGTCTGCTGCAGGCCATCTCCCGCGACGGCATCATCCCGTTTCTCAGGGTGTTTGGACACGGCAAAGCCAACGGGGAGCCCACCTGGGCCCTGCTGCTCACGGCCAGCATCTGTGAGATCGGCATCATCATCGCGTCCCTGGACTCGGTCGCACCCATCCTCTCCAT GTTCTTCCTAATGTGCTACATGTTTGTCAATCTTGCCTGTGCCCTGCAGACGTTGCTGAGGACGCCGAACTGGAGGCCGCGCTTTAAGTTTTACCACTG GGCTCTGTCGTTCCTGGGtatgagtctgtgtctgtcgcTCATGTTCATCTGCTCCTGGTATTACGCCATAGTGGCCATGGGCATCGCCACATGCATCTACAAATACATAGAGTTCTGTGG GGCTGAGAAGGAGTGGGGCGATGGGATCCGGGGCATCTCTCTGAGCGCTGCACGCTTCGCTCTgatgaggctggaggagggacccCCACACACCAAGAACTGGAG GCCTCAGATCTTGGTGCTGGTGAGTGTGGATGCGGAGCAGAACGTGGAGGAGCCTCGCCTGCTCTCCCTGGCCAATCAGCTGAAGGCAGGGAAGGGTCTGACCATCGTCGGCACTTCAGTTCCAGGAACCTTCCTTGACAACTACGTGGAGGCCCAGCGGACGGACCAG TCGCTGTGTAAGttgatggagacggagaaggTGAAGGGCTTCTCTCAGGTGGTGATCTCCTCCAACCTGCGAGACGGGACGTCTCACCTCATCCAGATCGGAGGCCTGGGAGGTCTGAAGCACAACACGGTGATGATCAGCTGGCCACGCAACTGGAAGCAGCCCGAGTGCCACCAGCAGTTCAGGAACTTCATCG AGGTGGTGAGAGAAACCACTGTGGCCAGTTTGGCCCTGTTGGTTCCTAAGAACATTTCCAGCTACCCGTCCAACAGCGAGCGCTTCACCGAGGGCCACATCGACGTGTGGTGGATCGTCCACGATGGCGgcatgttgatgctgctgccctTCCTGCTGCGTCAGCATAAG GTGTGGAGGAAATGCAAGATGCGCATTTTCACTGTAGCTCAAATGGACGACAACAGCATCCAGATGAAGAAAGACCTGATGACCTTCCTCTATCACCTGCGCATTGACGCCGAGGTGGAGGTGGTAGAAATG CACGACAGTGACATCTCAGCTTACACCTACGAGAAGACGCTGATAATGGAGCAACGCTCACAGATCCTCAAACAGATGCACCTGACCAAGAacgagatggagagagag ATCCAGAGCATCACGGATTCGTCCCGTGGGTCCATTCGACGTAAAAACCCGTCCACGTTGCACCCCCAGTCCAGCGCCGAGGAAGGAGGAAGTCTGGCAGAAAAGCCCGAGGAGGAG TCTGAGGCCTCCaacccacagcagccacagcagccacagcggAGCCACGGCAGAAACGCCCCCACGCCCACAGGCGCCACCGGCCCGGCGGCCTCTGCACCTGCTCACAAACGGGCCGCAGACAAAGGGAGGAGCCTCCTAGCAGCGAAcgcagagggaggcagagacgcCTTCAACATGAAGCC GAACCAGACAGACGTGAGGCGGATGCACACGGCCATGCGGCTCAACGAGGTCATCATGAAGAAGTCCAAGGAGGCCAAGCTGGTCCTGCTCAACATGCCCGGGCCGCCCAAGAACCGGGTCGGCAACGAAAACT ACATGGAGTTTCTTGAAGTGCTCACTGAGGGTCTGAACCGGGTCCTTCTGGTGCGCGGAGGTGGGCGGGAAGTGATCACCATCTACTCCTGA
- the LOC114858263 gene encoding solute carrier family 12 member 5-like isoform X1 — MLNSATDGEEGEGGPNSQGDGNPKESSPFINSAAGSVEKSQQYDGKNMALFEEEMDTSPMVSSLLSSLANYSNLPTGSKEHEEAENSEEGARPSKKPVKAPQLGTLMGVYLPCIQNIFGVILFLRMTWMVGIGGVFGSFIIVFMCCSTTMLTAISMSAIATNGVVPAGGSYYMISRSLGPEFGGAVGICFYLGTTFAGAMYILGCIEILLIYIVPQAAIFKLEGLEGPEAEAALLNNMRVYGTIVLSLMAVVVFVGVQYVNKLALVFLACVILSILAVYAGVIKTAIDPPVFPVCLLGNRTLLSKGYDVCAKFIELDNETVTTKLWSSFCDSDSLNATCDEYFTNNNVTEIQGIPGVTSGILAENLFGNYLEKGMVLEKRGLASDADPNVPTSSTNRYVLADITSFFTLLVGIYFPSVTGIMAGSNRSGDLRDAQKSIPIGTIAAISTTSTVYMSCVVLFGACIEGVVLRDKFGEGVSGNLVIGTLAWPSPWVIVFGSFFSTCGAGLQSLTGAPRLLQAISRDGIIPFLRVFGHGKANGEPTWALLLTASICEIGIIIASLDSVAPILSMFFLMCYMFVNLACALQTLLRTPNWRPRFKFYHWALSFLGMSLCLSLMFICSWYYAIVAMGIATCIYKYIEFCGAEKEWGDGIRGISLSAARFALMRLEEGPPHTKNWRPQILVLVSVDAEQNVEEPRLLSLANQLKAGKGLTIVGTSVPGTFLDNYVEAQRTDQSLCKLMETEKVKGFSQVVISSNLRDGTSHLIQIGGLGGLKHNTVMISWPRNWKQPECHQQFRNFIEVVRETTVASLALLVPKNISSYPSNSERFTEGHIDVWWIVHDGGMLMLLPFLLRQHKVWRKCKMRIFTVAQMDDNSIQMKKDLMTFLYHLRIDAEVEVVEMHDSDISAYTYEKTLIMEQRSQILKQMHLTKNEMEREIQSITDSSRGSIRRKNPSTLHPQSSAEEGGSLAEKPEEESEASNPQQPQQPQRSHGRNAPTPTGATGPAASAPAHKRAADKGRSLLAANAEGGRDAFNMKPEWENLNQTDVRRMHTAMRLNEVIMKKSKEAKLVLLNMPGPPKNRVGNENYMEFLEVLTEGLNRVLLVRGGGREVITIYS; from the exons GTGATGGGAACCCCAAAGAAAGCAGCCCCTTCATCAACAGCGCCGCCGGCAGCGTGGAGAAGAGCCAGCAGTACGACGGCAAGAACATGGCTCTGTtcgaggaggagatggacaccAGCCCCATGGTTTCCTCCCTGCTCAGCAGCCTGGCCAACTACTCCAACCTGCCGACCGGCAGCAAGGAGCACGAGGAGGCCGAGAACAGCGAGGAGGGGGCCCGTCCGTCCAAAAAGCCCGTCAAG GCCCCTCAGCTAGGCACCCTGATGGGAGTGTACCTACCATGCATCCAGAATATTTTCGGCGTCATCCTGTTCCTGCGGATGACGTGGATGGTTGGGATTGGAGGCGTCTTTGGGTCCTTCATCATCGTCTTCATGTGTTGCTCCACC ACCATGCTCACAGCCATCTCCATGAGCGCCATAGCGACAAACGGCGTGGTGCCAG CTGGAGGCTCATACTACATGATCTCTCGCTCGCTGGGGCCTGAGTTTGGTGGCGCCGTTGGGATCTGCTTCTACTTAGGCACCACGTTTGCAGGCGCCATGTACATTCTGGGCTGTATTGAAATCTTGCTG ATTTACATCGTTCCTCAGGCCGCCATCTTCAAGCTGGAGGGCCTGGAGGGGCCGGAGGCTGAGGCGGCGCTGCTCAACAACATGCGGGTGTACGGCACCATCGTGCTGAGTCTAATGGCAGTGGTGGTGTTCGTGGGGGTCCAGTACGTCAACAAGCTGGCTCTGGTCTTCTTGGCCTGCGTCATCCTCTCCATCCTGGCCGTGTACGCCGGCGTCATCAAGACCGCCATCGACCCGCCCGTCTTCCC CGTCTGCCTCCTGGGGAATCGAACACTTCTCTCCAAAGGATACGACGTCTGCGCGAAGTTCATCGAACTGGACAACGAGACCGTCACCACCAAACTGTGGAGCTCCTTCTGCGACTCGGACTCTCTCAACGCCACTTGTGACGAATACTTCACCAACAACAACGTCACCGAGATCCAGGGGATCCCAGGGGTCACCAGTGGCATCCTGGCAG AGAACCTGTTTGGTAACTACCTGGAGAAAGGGATGGTCCTGGAGAAGCGAGGCCTTGCATCTGACGCCGATCCCAACGTTCCCACATCCAGCACCAACCGCTACGTCCTGGCCGACATCACCAGCTTCTTCACCCTATTGGTTGGGATCTACTTCCCCTCCGTCACAG GTATCATGGCCGGGTCCAACCGCTCTGGGGACCTGCGTGATGCTCAGAAGTCCATCCCCATTGGCACCATCGCAGCCATCAGCACAACATCCACTGTGT ACATGTCTTGTGTGGTGCTGTTTGGTGCCTGCATAGAAGGAGTAGTGCTGAGAGACAA GTTCGGTGAAGGCGTGAGCGGGAACCTGGTCATCGGAACGCTGGCGTGGCCGTCGCCGTGGGTTATAGTGTTCGGCTCCTTCTTCTCAACGTGTGGCGCCGGGCTGCAGAGCCTGACGGGGGCGCCGCGTCTGCTGCAGGCCATCTCCCGCGACGGCATCATCCCGTTTCTCAGGGTGTTTGGACACGGCAAAGCCAACGGGGAGCCCACCTGGGCCCTGCTGCTCACGGCCAGCATCTGTGAGATCGGCATCATCATCGCGTCCCTGGACTCGGTCGCACCCATCCTCTCCAT GTTCTTCCTAATGTGCTACATGTTTGTCAATCTTGCCTGTGCCCTGCAGACGTTGCTGAGGACGCCGAACTGGAGGCCGCGCTTTAAGTTTTACCACTG GGCTCTGTCGTTCCTGGGtatgagtctgtgtctgtcgcTCATGTTCATCTGCTCCTGGTATTACGCCATAGTGGCCATGGGCATCGCCACATGCATCTACAAATACATAGAGTTCTGTGG GGCTGAGAAGGAGTGGGGCGATGGGATCCGGGGCATCTCTCTGAGCGCTGCACGCTTCGCTCTgatgaggctggaggagggacccCCACACACCAAGAACTGGAG GCCTCAGATCTTGGTGCTGGTGAGTGTGGATGCGGAGCAGAACGTGGAGGAGCCTCGCCTGCTCTCCCTGGCCAATCAGCTGAAGGCAGGGAAGGGTCTGACCATCGTCGGCACTTCAGTTCCAGGAACCTTCCTTGACAACTACGTGGAGGCCCAGCGGACGGACCAG TCGCTGTGTAAGttgatggagacggagaaggTGAAGGGCTTCTCTCAGGTGGTGATCTCCTCCAACCTGCGAGACGGGACGTCTCACCTCATCCAGATCGGAGGCCTGGGAGGTCTGAAGCACAACACGGTGATGATCAGCTGGCCACGCAACTGGAAGCAGCCCGAGTGCCACCAGCAGTTCAGGAACTTCATCG AGGTGGTGAGAGAAACCACTGTGGCCAGTTTGGCCCTGTTGGTTCCTAAGAACATTTCCAGCTACCCGTCCAACAGCGAGCGCTTCACCGAGGGCCACATCGACGTGTGGTGGATCGTCCACGATGGCGgcatgttgatgctgctgccctTCCTGCTGCGTCAGCATAAG GTGTGGAGGAAATGCAAGATGCGCATTTTCACTGTAGCTCAAATGGACGACAACAGCATCCAGATGAAGAAAGACCTGATGACCTTCCTCTATCACCTGCGCATTGACGCCGAGGTGGAGGTGGTAGAAATG CACGACAGTGACATCTCAGCTTACACCTACGAGAAGACGCTGATAATGGAGCAACGCTCACAGATCCTCAAACAGATGCACCTGACCAAGAacgagatggagagagag ATCCAGAGCATCACGGATTCGTCCCGTGGGTCCATTCGACGTAAAAACCCGTCCACGTTGCACCCCCAGTCCAGCGCCGAGGAAGGAGGAAGTCTGGCAGAAAAGCCCGAGGAGGAG TCTGAGGCCTCCaacccacagcagccacagcagccacagcggAGCCACGGCAGAAACGCCCCCACGCCCACAGGCGCCACCGGCCCGGCGGCCTCTGCACCTGCTCACAAACGGGCCGCAGACAAAGGGAGGAGCCTCCTAGCAGCGAAcgcagagggaggcagagacgcCTTCAACATGAAGCC GGAATGGGAGAACCT GAACCAGACAGACGTGAGGCGGATGCACACGGCCATGCGGCTCAACGAGGTCATCATGAAGAAGTCCAAGGAGGCCAAGCTGGTCCTGCTCAACATGCCCGGGCCGCCCAAGAACCGGGTCGGCAACGAAAACT ACATGGAGTTTCTTGAAGTGCTCACTGAGGGTCTGAACCGGGTCCTTCTGGTGCGCGGAGGTGGGCGGGAAGTGATCACCATCTACTCCTGA